The DNA region TCGCCGGCGGCACCGAGTCGATGAGCCTCGTGCCGATGGGCGGCCACAAGATCGCGCCCAACCCGGGCCTGGTCGCGTCGTACCCCGACGTGTACCTCACCACGGGCCTGGTGGCCGAGAACCACGCCCGCGAGCACGGGATCTCACGCCAGGCACAGGACGCCTACGCGCTCGAGAGTCACCGGCGAGCCGTCGCCGCGCAGGCGGCAGGTCGCTTCGCCGATGAGATCGTTCCCGTTCCCGTGGCGCGGATCGGCGCCGCCGGCGCCACGGCGCTCGCACCCGCGTCCGTGATCGTGAGCGCCGACGAAGGTCCGCGCGCCGACACGTCGATCGAGGCGCTCGGCAAGCTGCGCCCCGCGTTCCACGTGCAGGGGACGGTCACCGCCGGCAACGCGTCGCAGATGAGTGACGGCGCCGCGGCCGTGGTCGCGATGAGCGAAACGCGCGCCCGGGAACTCGGCATCGCGCCGATCGCCAGGCTCGTGGCATACGCGACGGCGGGCGTCGAGCCGGAGCGATTCGGGATCGGCCCGGTGCCGGCGGTGCGCAAGCTGCTGGCCCGCACCGGACTCGCGCTGGCCGACATCGACCTGTTCGAGCTGAACGAGGCGTTCGCCAGCCAGGTGCTCGCGTGCGCCCACGATCTCGAGCTCGACCTGGCGAAGGTCAACGTCAACGGCGGGGCGATCGCGCTCGGGCACCCCCTCGGTTGCACGGGCGCGAAGCTCACGGCGACGCTGGTCCACGAGCTCCGTCGCCGGAAGGGCCGCTACGGCATCGTGACGATGTGCGTGGGCGGCGGGATGGGCGCGGCCGGCTTGTTCGAGGCGCTGTGACGGGTCGCGCGACGTTCGATGGCTGATCGCTCACGGATCCTCGTCGTCGCGGCCACCGACCGCGAGCTCGCGACGGCCGACGGCTGGCGCACGCTGGTGTGCGGCGTCGGTCCCGTCGACGCCGGAGCGGCGACGGCCGCGGCCATCGCCGTGGACAGGCCGGCGGCGATCGTCCATGTCGGCATCTGCGGTGCGAGGCGACGCCGCGCGCTGGCTCCGGCGACCATCGTCATCGGCACGGAATCGCGCTATCACGACCTCGGCGTGCCGGAGCGGTTCGCGCCGTCGCGCCTCACCGGGGATCCGCGTCTCGTCGAGGCTGCCCGGCGCGCGTGCCCGGGCGCACTGGTCCTCGCCATCGGCACCAGTGGACGCATCGGCGGCACCCTCGACACCGACGTCGAGGCGATGGAGGGCTTCGCGGTGCTGCGGGCCGCGCAGCTGGCCGGCGTGCCGGCCATCGAGGTGCGCGCGGTGTCCAACGAGATCGAGGAGGAAGACCGGGCGCGGTGGCATTTCGCGGCCGCGTTCGCCGCCATCGTCGCCGCCACGCCGCGGCTCGTCGAGGAAGTGGCCCTGTGCGTGAACTGACCTTCGGCCATTCGCCCTGTCCCAACGACACGTTCGCCTTCCATGCCCTCACGCACGGGCTCGTGCACACGCCGTTGCGCGTGCGGCCCGTGCTGCTCGACATCGAGGAGCTCAACAGGCGCGCCCACTCGGGCGAGTTCGACCTCACCAAGCTGAGCGTCGGCGCGTTCGCCGCGGTCGGCGATCGCTATCGGCTGCTCCGCAGCGGCGCGGCGCTCGGTCACGGGGTGGGGCCGCTCGTCGTGGCCCGGCGCGAGATGACGCTGCAGGACGCCGCGGCCGGACGCATGGCGATCCCCGGCCGGGAGACGACCGCCTACCGCCTCCTGCGGCTGGCGGCACCGACGCTGCACGACGTCGTCGAGCTGCGCTACGACCGGATCCTGCGAGCGGTGGAGGCGGGCGAGGTCGACGCGGGGCTGATCATCCACGAGAGCCGCTTCACGTACGCCGACCACGGTCTCGTGAAGGTGATCGACCTGGGCGACTGGTGGGAGCAGGAGACACACCTGCCGGTGCCGCTGGCCGGCATCTGCGCCCGCGCCGACCTCGACGACGAGACGCGTGCCGCGGCCGACGCGGCGATTCGCGCGTCGGTGGCCTACGCCTTCGCACACCCGGAGGCGAGCCGCGTGTACGTGCGCGCCCACGCCCAGGAGATGTCGGAGGAGGTCTGCGCGCAGCACATCGCGCTGTACGTCAACGAACACAGCCTGGACGTCGGCGACGAGGGCCTGCGCGCCATCCAGCGCCTCGTCGGGCAGGGGTAGGTCCGGCCACGAACGACAGGGGCAGGGCGCAGCGCGAGCGACAGGGGTAGGGCGCAGCGCGAGCGACACAGGGGTAGGGCGCGGCCTCCGACCGCGCCGTTGGCAGATCGGTTGGTGCACCGTGAATGCTCAACATGGCGGCGCGTGGCTGCTCGGCGACACGTCGCCGAGTGAGGTGTTCACCCCCGAGGACCGTAGCGCGGAGCACCGGCTCATCTCGGCGACGGCGCTGCAGTTCATGGAGCAGGAGGTGCTGCCCCGTCGCGACGACCTCGAGGCGAAGGACTGGCCGCTCACCCGCGCGCTGCTGCGGCAGGCGGGCGACCTCGGCCTGCTCGGCGTCGATGTCCCCGAGGACCTCGGCGGGGTGGGCCTCGACATCGTCAGCTCCGTGCTGGTGTCGGAGGCCTTCGGCCGCTACGCGTCGCTGGCCACCACCGCGGGCGCGCACATGGGCCTGTGCATCGTGCCGGTGCTGTGGTTCGGCACCGAGGCGCAGCGGGCGCGCTACCTCCCGCGGCTGGCGTCGGGCGAGCTGGTCGGCGCGTACGCCCTCAGCGAGGCGGGTTCCGGATCGGATGCCCTCGGCGCGCGCGCCACCGCGACGCGGCTGCCTGACGGCGGCTACGAGCTGAACGGCGAGAAGCTGTGGATCAGCAACTGCAGCTTCGCGGACCTGTACGTGGTGTTCGCGAAGGTCGACGGGCAGCACTTCACCGCATTCCTCGTCGAGCGGACGACGCCCGGCCTGTCACCAGGCAGGGAAGAACACAAGATGGGGCTGCACGGGTCGTCGACGGCGCCGCTGTTGTTGCAGGGCGTGCGCGTCGCGGGCGACGCCGTGCTCGGCGAGGTGGGCAAGGGGCATCGCGTCGCGTTCACCGTACTGAACTACGGTCGGTTCAAGCTCGGGGCGATGACCACGGGCGGAATGCGGCAGGCGCTGCGCGATGCGGCCACCTATGCCTCCTCGCGCCGGCAGTTCGGCAAGCCCATCGCGCAGTTCGGCGCCATCCAGTCCAAGCTGGCCGAGATGGCCACGCGGTTGTACGTCACCGAGAGCGCGATGTACCGGCTGGCGGGCTCGCTGCAGGCCGAGGGCGTGGCGCACCAGGACCTCGGGCGGGTGTTCGAGCAGCACGCGGTGGAAGCCGCCATCCTGAAGGTGCTCTCGAGCGAGGCGCTGCAGTACGTGCTCGACGAGAACGTGCAGATTCACGGTGGCAACGGCTTCGTGCGCGATTACCCGGCCGAGGGCGCCTACCGGGACGCGCGGGTCAACCGCATCTTCGAGGGGACCAACGAGATCAACAGGCTGCTGCTGGCGGGACAGCTCGCGCGACGGGCGGCCAGGGGCGAGATCCCGCTGATCGCGGCGGCCAGGGCGCTGCCCGACGAGTGGCTCGCGATGGCGCCGCCGACACCCGAGGCGCCGGTTGCCCTGGTGCGGCATGTCGCGGCCGGGCTCCGGAAGTGCACGGTTCTCCTTCTCGGTGCGGCGATGCAGCGCTACCGGGAGGCACTGGCCGAGGAGCAGGAAGTGCTCACGTGGGTCGCCGATGCGGCCATCGAGGCCTACGCCGTCGACAGCGTCGCCCTGCGCCTGGCGCGGGTGCTCGAGCGCGACTCGCCGGTCGCGGCCGCGCATCGCGAGGCGGCCTGCCTCGCCGCCGTGGAGGGTGCCCTGCGCGGGGATGCGCTGCTCAGGCGGGCGCTGCCAGCAGTGCTCGACGGCGACACGCTGCGCATCGCCCTGGCCGGCGCGCGACGCATGCTGAAGGTGCCCGCGATCGACCAGCGGCCGTGGCGACGGGACCTGGCGGCGGCCTGCCTGGCGCGGCCCGCCGCAGTGTTCGGCTAGCCATCACGGCACGGTATGCTTGCCTTGTGAGATTCCCGTTGCTGGCGCGTACCCTGCCGGCCGCCGCGGTCGCGGTCACGCTCGCGGCCTGCTCGACGCAGCCGCCGCAGGTGGACCACGCCACGAGCGTCGCCGCGCACCGTGCCGAGAAGGATGCGATGTTCCGCGAGGCCCAGGACTCGCCGGTACCGAAGGCCGAGATGGACCGGTTCGTGCCGCTGGCCTACTACCCCATCGACCCGTCGTACCGCACGCCGGCATCGCTCGCGCGGCTGCCCGACGCCGAGTCGCCGGCATTCGAGATGCCGACGTCGACGGGCCAGCGTCGGCAGATGCGCAAGGCCGGCAAGCTGAAGTTCTCGCTGCACGGCCAGACCCACGAACTCACGGCGTTCATCTCGGCCGAGGACGTCGCGGCGCAGCGGCTGTTCGTGCCGTTCCGCGACCTCACCGCGGGCCTCGAGACGTACTCGTCTGGCCGCTACCTCGACCTGACCCGCACGCCGACAGGCCTGTACGACCTCGACTTCAACATGGCCTACCAGCCGTACTGCTACTACGACGCACGGTACGACTGCCCGATCCCCCCGGCCGAGAACCGGCTCTCGATGCCGATCCGCGCCGGTGAGCGCATGAGGAAGCCGTAAGTGGCGCTCGCCGCAGTGGTGTTCGACTTCGACGGAGTGCTCGCCGACAGCGAGCCGGTGCACCTGCAGGTCTTCCAGGTGGTGCTCGATCGCATCGGCATCACCCTGAGCGCCGAGGAGTACTACGCGCAGTATCTGGGGTACAGCGACCGCGATGCCTTCGTCCACGTGCTGCGCGATCGCGGGCTGTCGATCGGCGAGGCCGAACTCGAGGCGCTGATCGAAACGAAGAAGGAGTTGTTTCCGGAGGCGATCGGCGACCACGCACTGTACCCGGGCGCGGCGGAGTGCGTGGCGAGGGTATCGGCGCACGTGCCGGTGGCCATCGCGTCCGGCGCCCTGCGACACGAGATCGAGCTGATCCTCGATCGCAGCGGACTGCGGCCGCACTTCCCGATCATCGTCTCTGCCGGCGAGACGCCGCGGAGCAAGCCCGCCCCCGACCCGTATGCGCGGGCGTTCGAGCTGCTGCGCGAGCGCGGCGCCATCGCGCCAGGCGCGCAGCCCTCGGACGTGGTGGCCATCGAGGACTCGGAGTGGGGCCTGCAGTCGGCGCGCGGCGCCGGCTTGCGGACGATGGGTGTGCTGACCTCGTACACCGCCGATCGCCTGCCCAGCGCCGAGGCGATCCGCGCGTCGATCGCCGACGTGACGATCCAGGACCTGGAAGATCTCGTCGCCCGCGAGGCGCTCGCGTGACCCGCGCCGAGATGGACGCCTTCGTGGCGCTGGCACAGCGGCCGGGCGAGGACGACCTGGCCGAGGCGGCGCTGCAGCTCGCGCGGCTGGAGCACCCGCACCTGCGCGCGGACGACACGATGGAGGCGCTGCAGCGGCTGGCCGACCGGACGACGTCGTTCGTGCAGGCCTCGGCGGCGCCCGGCGACGTGCTCGGCCACGTGCAGCAGCTCGGGCAGTTCCTGTTCGACACCGAGGGCTTCACCGGCAACGTCGGCGAGTACGACGACCCGCGCAACAGCTTCCTGAACGACGTGATCACGCGCCGCACCGGCATCCCGATCACGCTGTCGATCATCTACCTGCACGTCGGCCGGCGGGTGGGCCTGTGGCTCGAGGGCGTGAACTTCCCCGGCCACTTCCTGGTGCGCTGCAAAGGCATGCTCGGGGATGCCGCGCCGACCGAGGACCTGATCCTCGATCCCTTCCATGGCGGCATCGTCCTCACCGAGCGCGATTGCGCCAGGATGCTGGCGCGGCACGCCGGCGAGGGGGCGCGGTTCGAGCGCGGCCTGCTGGCGCCGGCGTTCAAGACGCAGATCCTCGTGCGCATGCTGGTGAACCTGAAGCGGGCATACGCGAAGCTCCGCTCGTTCGCCCAGGCTCGCGACGTGTCGGACCTGCTCCTCGCGCTCGACCCTACCTCGTTGACCGAACTGCGCGATCGGGGACTGCTGGCCTACCAGATGGGTCGGTACGGCGCGGCCCTCGCCGACCTCGAGCGGTATCTCGCCCTCACGGCCCGCCATAGCCGTGCCGAGGCCGACGACACCGACGTCAAGGAAGAGTTCGAGGCCGTCTGGGAACACGTGAAGAACCTGCGTCGCCGGGTCGCCTCGCTCAACTGAGGCGGCCTCCCGGCCGCTCCTCGGCTCCAGAGCCGAGCGGACTTCGCCGTCTGGCCTGACCACTTCGTCTCGCAAAGAAGAACGGTTCCTTGGATTCGTACGATCCAAAGATCCTGTATCCGCGGTGATCGCGGACCTCTGAAGTCGCCAAAACACCAGGTTTCATCAGCCCGTCCTCCCTGGCAGGAGGGTTGCTAAAGGTCAGCCGCAACTGGCGGGTTCGTCCCCGCAGGCCAGCGGTTCGGCCCTGCCTGCGGACGGTCGATGGCGGTTTTCCCGGGAGTGAGGGCTCCCGGCGGCCATCGGCCCACCCACCAGTCTGCGGATGGGCCGGGCCGTTCCCGCGATTGGCGGGCCGGCAGTGGATGGGCACCCTGGAGGAGGAACGGATGAGAGGCAGATTGCTCGCCCTTGTGGCGCTGCTTGGCCTGCTCGTGGGCGTGACGCCGGCAACGGCGCAGGCCCCGACAGGCGATATCGTCGGCCGTGTGGCCGACGCGTCGGGGGCCGTGCTCCCCGGCGTGGTGGTGACGGTCTCGGGTGGCGCGCTGATTCAGCCGCTGACGGCGACGACCGGCGAGACGGGGACCTACCAGTTCCCGGGCCTGCAGCCGGGCAACACGTACGTGGTCAAGTTCGAGCTGACCGGCTTCCGCACGGTGATCGTGGAACGAGTGGCGGTGGGCGTCGGGTCGAACACCACGACCAATGCGACGCTGGAGGTCTCGGCCCTGCAGGAGACGGTGACGGTCTCGAGCGAGGCGCCGATCGTCGACACCCGCAAGACGGGCACCAAGAGCAACTACACGCAGGAACAGTTGCAGAACGTGCCCTCGGCCCGTGACCCGTGGGTCATGCTCGAGCGCACGCCGGGCATCGCCATGGACCGCGCCAACGTCGGCGGCAGCCAGTCGGGCCAGCAGTCGGGCTACATCTCGCGCGGCGCCACCACCACGAACAACAAGTGGCTGCTCGACGGCGTGGACATCACCGACCAGGCCGCCACCGGCGCCTCGGCGGTGTACTACGACTTCGACATGCTGCAGGAGATGCAGATCAGCACCGGCGGCAACGACGTGACGCAGCAGACCGGTGGCGTCGGCATCAACCTGGTGACCAAGAGCGGCAGCGACACGATCCGTGGCTCGGGCCGCTACTACTGGACCGACGAGTCGCTCGGCTCGGTGAACCTCACCGAGGAACTCCGCGCCCAGGGCGCGCGCTCGGGCGCGCCCATCCAGAACATCAAGGACTACGGCATCGAGGGCGGCGGCCCGATCTGGAAGGGCCGTGCCTGGTTCTGGGGCTCGTACTCGAAGAACGACATCAAGGTCGGCGTGGTCAACTTCTACCAGAAGCGGCCCGGCTGCCCGGTGAACGCCTCAGACCCCCTCGCGCAGTCGCTGCCGGTGGACGCGATCAACGAGTGCCTCAACACCGACCTGACGGTGCTCGACAACTACAACATCAAGGGCAGCGCGCTGCTCTTCTCGGGCAACACGTTCACCTGGCACAGCAACTTCGCCGACAAGATCCGCAACGCACGCGACGCCAGCGACACGCGCCCGTTCGAGACCACCTACATCCAGGAAGGCCCGGTCTGGACGCACAAGGCCAGCGACCGGCACGTGTTCAACGACCGCTGGATCGCCGAGGCGGCCTACGCGTACGTCGGCGGTGGCTTCGGCCTCCTGTTCCAGGACCCGGCCAACCGCGACATCCAGCCGCTGAACGACCTCGGCACGGGCCGCTGGGAGCGCTCGTTCAACCAGTCGGAGTTCGACCGCCCGGCGACGAGCGTGAACCTGACGACGACGTACTTCAAGCCCGCGACCCTCGGTGGTGACCACGCCTTCAAGATCGGCTACAACTTCCGCGACACCCCGGCGAGTTCCACGACGGTGTACGGCGGCGACGTGTACGCGCAGACGCGCAACGGCGTGCCCGAGCGCGCGCAGTTCTGGCGCAGTGCCGCCACCGAGTACGCGATGACCACCCACAGCGTGTTCGCGCAGGACACCTACACGCGCAACAAGCTGACGCTGACGGCCGGCATCCGCTGGGACCGCCAGGACGACTCGGCGCTCGCGAGCACGGTCGAGGCCAACCGGCTGATCCCGCAGTGGCTGCCCGGCATCGCCTTCCAGGGCGCCGACTCCGGCGTCGTGTTCAGCAACTGGTCGCCTCGCCTCGGCGTCGGCTACGACGTCTTCGGCACGGGCCGCACGGTGGCGCGCTCGTCCTTCTCGGTCTACTACGGCCAGATCGCGCCGGGTAGCCTGTCGGGCACGCTCAACCCCGTGAGCGCTGCCAGCATCTCGTTCCCCTGGAACGACGCCAACGGCGACCGCTTCGTGCAGATCAACGAGGTCAACCTGCAGCGCTCGGCGGTCATCACCTTCAGCGGCAACTACAACCCGGACAACCCGGGCTTCCTCGGCACCACCAACACGGTGGACTCGGGGCTGAAAAACGACAGGACCGTGGAATGGACGGCAACGGTCGATCACCAGCTGACCAACCGGATGGCGGTGTCGCTGAGCTACATCTACCGCAGCTACTCCGACTTCCGCTTCGACCAGCGCGTCGGCATCGACGCGTCGAACTGGTCGCCGGTCACCTACCAGCCGACCTGCGCGGCGGCGGCGCCGTCCTGCCCGCAGCTCACCTACTTCCAGCCGAACATCAGCATCCCCGGCACGCAGCGCCTCGTGAACCGCGGCGGCTACACGCGTGACTTCAACGGCATCGAGGCCACCTTCACCAAGCGGATGGCCGACCGCTGGATGCTCGACATGAACTACGCCTACAACGACGCGGTCGACAACTTCGACAGCATCCAGGGCTACAGCGCGACGTTCGACCCGACCAACCTGCAGATCTTCAACGGTCACCAGTACGCGGTGGAAGCCGGCGGATCGGGCATCGACAACGTGTTCGTCAACGCCAAGCACATGTTCAAGATCGCCGGCGTGTACACGGCGCCCTGGGACATCAACCTCGGCGCGACCTACCAGATCCGCGACGGGTACCTCTTCCCGCAGCGCATCCTGTCGCCCAACCGCACGGGCGCGGCCGGCGCCGTCAACCTGGTCCTCGAGCCCTTCGGCGAGAGCCGCTACGACAAGTTCCAGATGATGGACGCGCGGGTCGCCAAGCGCTTCTCGTTCGGCCGCCGCAGCGTCGAGGGCAGCCTGGACATCTTCAACGTGTTCAACGTGAACACCGTGCTCACGCGGAACCTGAACCAGGCGGCGGCGACCGCCAACAACGTCACCGGCATCGTCGCGCCGCGCGTGCTGCGCCTCGGCGTGCGGGTGGTGTTCTAGAAGGGCTCAGGGCAGGGCTCAGAGAGCAGGGCCCGGCAAGGTAGGGCCGGCTCTCCGAGTCCGGCCCACGGACTTCGGGAATCACGGAAGGGCGGGCATCCACTCGGGTGCTCGCCCTTTTTCGCTCATGGGTAGGGCGCGGTCGCCCTGGGCGCCGAAGCGCGCCGCGCGGAGGTGGCCGACCGCGCCGTTCGCCCGCCCTCGATCCGCAGCATCGACATATCGGCATGTGCGACGCGCTGGCCGGCGCGTGACGGGTGGGCGCATACTCCGCGCATCGGAGGCACTCATGGACCCGAACGCCACGCACAAGTGCGCGCATCCCAGTTGCACGTGCCAGATCCCGGTGAGCCAGAAGTACTGCAACGAGTACTGCAAGTCGGCGCCCGAGACAGAGTTCCGCTGCTACTGCCAGCACGCCGACTGTCGGAAGGCGCAGTAGGCACGGATCAGGGCTGAGGGCTCAGGGCTGAGGGCTCAGGAACTCGAACGGATCGGCTGGCGCGGCGGCATCATTGCGCCAATCGCGCGTCGGACAGCAGCTCGGCGAAGAACCTGACCGTGTGCACGGCCTTGCCGAGCGGGATCCCTGTCGAGAGGCTGAACGGGATCGCATGCGCGTTCTCGATGAGCCCGGTGGGCAGTTCCTTCGGCTTCGGCTCGGGGATCCCGGTGAGCACTTCAAGCACCTCACCGGCCTCGTCGAGGAGCAGCGCCGTCAGCATGAGGCCGTCTGGACGCACCGGGCCGCCGCTCTGCACGGTCAGCATCCCGTCGACCCTGTAGCCACTCAGCGTCGCCCGCCGCCTCTTCTCGGTGATCGACGTGACGAGGTCTGTTGCCGGGCAGGGTGAGGCGTCGGTCTTCCGGTTCCGGTCCACCCACTGCAGCGGCGCGGCGACGGGCTTGCCCTCCTCGGTGACCTGCACGATGTAGCCGGACGGCGGCGCCGCGAACTCGTCGTTGCGTCGCAGGCGGAACCTGTAGGGCAAGGCAGCGCCGGGATCCACGTGGCTGACCCGCGCCTCGTTCTCGATGGGATCGCCCATCGGGCGCCAGTGGTCGTCGGTGTACTGCAGGCGCACCGTGAGGTTGCGGGCGCACCCGCCGGCGTTGACCAGCGCGCCGACCAGCACGCCGAGCTTCGCGTTCTCGTAGGTGACCGCGGAGTTCCTGAGGGGACGCATCTCGAGGCCGTCACTGGTGAGGATGCGCGCCTCCCTCGGCATCGCCACCCACAGGGGCAAGGTGGGCCGCACCTCCACGGACCGCTCCTGCCGTGGCGGCCGCGACAGGTCCATCACCCCAATCTGCGCGAAGGAGATCGTCGAGCAGGCCAGCCCGCCAGTCATCACGGCGATGATGCAGACTGAACGTCGCGCCAGGCCGTTGATATGTGGCAACTCGAGAGTCTCCGGGAGCAGTCCTGATGTTACCAGTGCACGCCCCGGCGCCCGCGCAAAGCCTTCCCCGGCTGTGAAGCGCTTTGAGCCCTGAGTCTTGAGCCTCGAGCCGCTTCCATGGTCGGCCTTCTGAGCCTTGAGCCCTGAGCCTTGAGCCGTTCTATGGTCCGCCTTCTGAGCCTTGAGCCCTGAGTCCTGAGCCCTCGGTGATCTGATAGAGCGCAATCGCCAACGCCGTCGCGACGTTGATCGAGTCGGCGCCTGTGGCCATGCGAATGCACGCCAGGTGCGTGCAGGCTGCGAGCGCCTCCGCGCTCAGGCCGCTGCCTTCGTTGCCCACCACGACCGCCGCCGGCCGCTGCGGGTCGAGGCCTGCGATCACGTCCGCGAGAGGCGCGGGCGCACGGCCTCCCGCAACACCGCGCGGCGTCATGCCGATGCTGCTGACTCCGTCTCGAGCCAGCGACGCGAGGATCCGGTCGATTGGCGCGGCCGCCCACGGCACGTCGAGGACCGCGCCCTGCGACGTGCGAACAGCCTTCCGGTACAGCGGGTCCGCACATCGGTCGTCGATCAGCACGCCCACCGCCCCGAACGCCCGCGCGTTGCGAAAGCAGCTGCCGATGTTGTCGACGTCGACGAGGTGTTCGAGGACGACGAGCAGGGCGCGGGAGTCGGGAGTCGGGAGTCGGGAGTCGCCGACCGCAACGGCAGAGCCTTCGATCACGTCAGCACCAGCCACCGCTCCATCAACGGACGTCGCCGTCGCGCCAGGGGCAGACGACGAGGCGCCATCTCCGGACGCCGCCGTCACGCCATCACCGGACGTAGCCGTCGCGCTTGCGCGACGGTCAGGGCACGTCAGCGGAGGAACCGAGACGCCCATCGACAGCACATCGTCGACGGTGAGCGTTTCCGGACGACGCACCAGCGCAAGCACGCCACGATGGAAGTTGAAGCCGGTGACGGCCTCCATCTCGCGGGGCGAGCGGATCTCGAGGCGGTCGCCCAGCCTGGCCTCCAGCGCGAGCGCCTGCGCCGCCGCGGGGGTCGCGAGCACCGACACGATGGCGTCGCCCCGCCCGGACGCCAGCAGTCCCTCGATGACCAGCCGTCCCTCGGCGAGGAACAGGCCCCGAACCCGAAGGGCGATCGGGTCGGCGAGGGCCACAGTCCAGTCCACGCCACTGTAAGGCATCAGCGCTTGCGGGCCACCAGGCGCGCGGTCGGGACGGTTCGCGACGGCGCCCAGTCGTTCTGCTCCATGCCGGCGTCCAGATCCTCGGCGCGCAGGATGTGGAAGTCCTTCCAGATCGCAGCCAGCTCCGCCACGCTCCGGCGCGTGAGCACCGACGACTGGAACACGACGATGCCGCCAGGCTTGAGGGCGCGCGCGAAGGCGACGGGCCAGCGCGGGTCGTCGGCCTGCATGAAGCAGTACGCGCAGAGAATCATGTCCCACTGCGCGGTGCCGAAGTCGAAGGTGTCGTGGTTGCCCTCGAGCGTGGTGACCTTGACGCCGGCCTTCGCGGCCGCCGCCTGCGTCGCGGTGAGCGCGTCCTTCGCGATGTCATATCCTGTGATGTCCCAGCCCTGACCGGCAAGCCAGATGGCGTTGCGCCCACGTCCGATGCCCGGCTCGATGGCCCGTCCCGGCTTCAGGTGACGCACGGCTTCCTGCAGCAACTGCAGCGGCGCATCCGGTCCGCCGCCCGACTTGAACGAGGCGTTCCAGTACACCGCCTCGCGGGCCGACGACGCGCGGCGGAGCACGTTGATCCGCTCGAATCGACGCGCCGCCTCCTCCTTCGATATGCCTTCGGTTGCCAGTTGCGCGGCGTACCTGTCGGCCACCGGCACCC from Luteitalea sp. TBR-22 includes:
- a CDS encoding acyl-CoA dehydrogenase family protein, yielding MNAQHGGAWLLGDTSPSEVFTPEDRSAEHRLISATALQFMEQEVLPRRDDLEAKDWPLTRALLRQAGDLGLLGVDVPEDLGGVGLDIVSSVLVSEAFGRYASLATTAGAHMGLCIVPVLWFGTEAQRARYLPRLASGELVGAYALSEAGSGSDALGARATATRLPDGGYELNGEKLWISNCSFADLYVVFAKVDGQHFTAFLVERTTPGLSPGREEHKMGLHGSSTAPLLLQGVRVAGDAVLGEVGKGHRVAFTVLNYGRFKLGAMTTGGMRQALRDAATYASSRRQFGKPIAQFGAIQSKLAEMATRLYVTESAMYRLAGSLQAEGVAHQDLGRVFEQHAVEAAILKVLSSEALQYVLDENVQIHGGNGFVRDYPAEGAYRDARVNRIFEGTNEINRLLLAGQLARRAARGEIPLIAAARALPDEWLAMAPPTPEAPVALVRHVAAGLRKCTVLLLGAAMQRYREALAEEQEVLTWVADAAIEAYAVDSVALRLARVLERDSPVAAAHREAACLAAVEGALRGDALLRRALPAVLDGDTLRIALAGARRMLKVPAIDQRPWRRDLAAACLARPAAVFG
- a CDS encoding SirB1 family protein, which gives rise to MTRAEMDAFVALAQRPGEDDLAEAALQLARLEHPHLRADDTMEALQRLADRTTSFVQASAAPGDVLGHVQQLGQFLFDTEGFTGNVGEYDDPRNSFLNDVITRRTGIPITLSIIYLHVGRRVGLWLEGVNFPGHFLVRCKGMLGDAAPTEDLILDPFHGGIVLTERDCARMLARHAGEGARFERGLLAPAFKTQILVRMLVNLKRAYAKLRSFAQARDVSDLLLALDPTSLTELRDRGLLAYQMGRYGAALADLERYLALTARHSRAEADDTDVKEEFEAVWEHVKNLRRRVASLN
- a CDS encoding acetyl-CoA C-acyltransferase, with product MTDAVIVSAVRTPVGKAPRGQFQYVRPDDLAAIAIRAAMDRVPTLDASTIDDVILGCAMPEAEQGMNVARIASLRAGVPHSAAAVTVNRFCASGLEAIATAVDRIRSGAADVVIAGGTESMSLVPMGGHKIAPNPGLVASYPDVYLTTGLVAENHAREHGISRQAQDAYALESHRRAVAAQAAGRFADEIVPVPVARIGAAGATALAPASVIVSADEGPRADTSIEALGKLRPAFHVQGTVTAGNASQMSDGAAAVVAMSETRARELGIAPIARLVAYATAGVEPERFGIGPVPAVRKLLARTGLALADIDLFELNEAFASQVLACAHDLELDLAKVNVNGGAIALGHPLGCTGAKLTATLVHELRRRKGRYGIVTMCVGGGMGAAGLFEAL
- a CDS encoding DUF1684 domain-containing protein, translated to MRFPLLARTLPAAAVAVTLAACSTQPPQVDHATSVAAHRAEKDAMFREAQDSPVPKAEMDRFVPLAYYPIDPSYRTPASLARLPDAESPAFEMPTSTGQRRQMRKAGKLKFSLHGQTHELTAFISAEDVAAQRLFVPFRDLTAGLETYSSGRYLDLTRTPTGLYDLDFNMAYQPYCYYDARYDCPIPPAENRLSMPIRAGERMRKP
- a CDS encoding 1,4-dihydroxy-6-naphthoate synthase — its product is MRELTFGHSPCPNDTFAFHALTHGLVHTPLRVRPVLLDIEELNRRAHSGEFDLTKLSVGAFAAVGDRYRLLRSGAALGHGVGPLVVARREMTLQDAAAGRMAIPGRETTAYRLLRLAAPTLHDVVELRYDRILRAVEAGEVDAGLIIHESRFTYADHGLVKVIDLGDWWEQETHLPVPLAGICARADLDDETRAAADAAIRASVAYAFAHPEASRVYVRAHAQEMSEEVCAQHIALYVNEHSLDVGDEGLRAIQRLVGQG
- a CDS encoding HAD family phosphatase, translating into MALAAVVFDFDGVLADSEPVHLQVFQVVLDRIGITLSAEEYYAQYLGYSDRDAFVHVLRDRGLSIGEAELEALIETKKELFPEAIGDHALYPGAAECVARVSAHVPVAIASGALRHEIELILDRSGLRPHFPIIVSAGETPRSKPAPDPYARAFELLRERGAIAPGAQPSDVVAIEDSEWGLQSARGAGLRTMGVLTSYTADRLPSAEAIRASIADVTIQDLEDLVAREALA